A single window of Pungitius pungitius chromosome 20, fPunPun2.1, whole genome shotgun sequence DNA harbors:
- the slc35f1 gene encoding solute carrier family 35 member F1 isoform X1: MMSVVSTVESVPRVTGTPAPSLYQRTRRLLTRDLLVTLALGQVLSLLICAISLTSKYLAEDFHANTPVFQSFLNYILLFLVYTTTLAVRQGDGNLLAILKQRWWKYMILGLIDIEANYLVLKAYQYTTLSSVQLLDCFGIPVVLLLSWFFLLVRYKTVHFVGVGLCLLGVGCMVGADILLGRQQGLAGEQKLFGDLLVVGGATLYGISNVCQEFIVKNLSRVEFLGMMGLFGSFFSGIQLAIMEHKELLKVPWDWQIGLLYICFSAFMFCLYSFMPVVLKRTSATSVNLSLLTADMYSFFCGLFLFHYKFSGLYLLSFFVVILGLVLYATTSTYVAQDPRVYKHFRNTGCQPATDRPSLGVPEPSVTYSSLGPEAGDDLPVHVV; the protein is encoded by the exons ATGATGTCTGTCGTCTCCACTGTGGAGAGCGTCCCCAGAGTAACGGGCACCCCCGCGCCGAGTCTCTACCAGCGGACAAGGAGACTCCTCACCAG GGACCTGCTGGTGACCCTCGCTCTGGGTCAGGTCCTGTCCCTGTTAATCTGTGCAATCAGTCTGACCAGCAAATACCTGGCTGAGGACTTCCACGCCAACACGCCGGTGTTCCAGAGCTTTCTCAACTACATCCTGCTGTTTCTGGTTTACACCACCACACTGGCGGTCAGGCAAG GGGATGGGAACCTGCTGGCCATCCTGAAGCAGCGCTGGTGGAAATACATGATTCTGGGTTTGATAGACATCGAGGCCAACTATCTGGTGCTCAAGGCTTACCAGTACACCACACTCTCCAGTGTAcag CTGTTGGACTGTTTTGGCATCCCAGTGGTCCTGCTGCTGTCCTGGTTCTTTCTTTTAGTGAGGTACAAGACTGTCCACTTTGTCGGGGTGGGACTGTGTCTGCTGGGTGTCGGCTGCATGGTGGGAGCTGACATACTGCTCGGTCGACAGCAAGGTCTCG CAGGAGAGCAGAAGCTGTTTGGGGACCTCTTGGTCGTGGGTGGAGCGACCCTCTACGGGATTTCCAACGTCTGTCAGGAGTTTATCGTGAAGAACCTGAGTCGTGTGGAGTTCCTTGGCATGATGGGACTATTTGGATCCTTCTTCAGTGGCATCCAGCT GGCCATCATGGAGCACAAAGAGCTGCTGAAGGTACCCTGGGACTGGCAGATAG gtcttCTGTATATCTGTTTCAGTGCCTTCATGTTCTGCCTGTATAGCTTCATGCCAGTGGTGTTAAAGAGAACAAGCGCCACCTCAGTCAATCTCTCTCTGCTCACAGCGGACATGTATAGCTTCTTCTGTggcctcttcctctttcactACAAG TTTTCTGGCCTCTATTTGTTGTCCTTCTTCGTTGTCATCTTGGGCCTGGTCCTTTACGCCACCACGTCCACCTACGTAGCTCAGGACCCCCGCGTTTACAAGCATTTCAGGAACACCGGCTGCCAGCCGGCCACTGACCGGCCTTCGCTCGGAGTCCCGGAGCCCTCCGTCACCTACAGCAGCCTGGGTCCCGAAGCAGGCGACGACCTTCCCGTACACGTAGTCTAA
- the slc35f1 gene encoding solute carrier family 35 member F1 isoform X3: MMSVVSTVESVPRVTGTPAPSLYQRTRRLLTRDLLVTLALGQVLSLLICAISLTSKYLAEDFHANTPVFQSFLNYILLFLVYTTTLAVRQGDGNLLAILKQRWWKYMILGLIDIEANYLVLKAYQYTTLSSVQLLDCFGIPVVLLLSWFFLLVRYKTVHFVGVGLCLLGVGCMVGADILLGRQQGLAGEQKLFGDLLVVGGATLYGISNVCQEFIVKNLSRVEFLGMMGLFGSFFSGIQLAIMEHKELLKVPWDWQIGLLYICFSAFMFCLYSFMPVVLKRTSATSVNLSLLTADMYSFFCGLFLFHYKDAVKRQQLSVQRFLK; encoded by the exons ATGATGTCTGTCGTCTCCACTGTGGAGAGCGTCCCCAGAGTAACGGGCACCCCCGCGCCGAGTCTCTACCAGCGGACAAGGAGACTCCTCACCAG GGACCTGCTGGTGACCCTCGCTCTGGGTCAGGTCCTGTCCCTGTTAATCTGTGCAATCAGTCTGACCAGCAAATACCTGGCTGAGGACTTCCACGCCAACACGCCGGTGTTCCAGAGCTTTCTCAACTACATCCTGCTGTTTCTGGTTTACACCACCACACTGGCGGTCAGGCAAG GGGATGGGAACCTGCTGGCCATCCTGAAGCAGCGCTGGTGGAAATACATGATTCTGGGTTTGATAGACATCGAGGCCAACTATCTGGTGCTCAAGGCTTACCAGTACACCACACTCTCCAGTGTAcag CTGTTGGACTGTTTTGGCATCCCAGTGGTCCTGCTGCTGTCCTGGTTCTTTCTTTTAGTGAGGTACAAGACTGTCCACTTTGTCGGGGTGGGACTGTGTCTGCTGGGTGTCGGCTGCATGGTGGGAGCTGACATACTGCTCGGTCGACAGCAAGGTCTCG CAGGAGAGCAGAAGCTGTTTGGGGACCTCTTGGTCGTGGGTGGAGCGACCCTCTACGGGATTTCCAACGTCTGTCAGGAGTTTATCGTGAAGAACCTGAGTCGTGTGGAGTTCCTTGGCATGATGGGACTATTTGGATCCTTCTTCAGTGGCATCCAGCT GGCCATCATGGAGCACAAAGAGCTGCTGAAGGTACCCTGGGACTGGCAGATAG gtcttCTGTATATCTGTTTCAGTGCCTTCATGTTCTGCCTGTATAGCTTCATGCCAGTGGTGTTAAAGAGAACAAGCGCCACCTCAGTCAATCTCTCTCTGCTCACAGCGGACATGTATAGCTTCTTCTGTggcctcttcctctttcactACAAG GATGCAGTGAAACGTCAGCAGCTTTCTGTCCAGCGATTTCTCAAGTAA
- the slc35f1 gene encoding solute carrier family 35 member F1 isoform X2 has translation MMSVVSTVESVPRVTGTPAPSLYQRTRRLLTRDLLVTLALGQVLSLLICAISLTSKYLAEDFHANTPVFQSFLNYILLFLVYTTTLAVRQGDGNLLAILKQRWWKYMILGLIDIEANYLVLKAYQYTTLSSVQLLDCFGIPVVLLLSWFFLLVRYKTVHFVGVGLCLLGVGCMVGADILLGRQQGLGEQKLFGDLLVVGGATLYGISNVCQEFIVKNLSRVEFLGMMGLFGSFFSGIQLAIMEHKELLKVPWDWQIGLLYICFSAFMFCLYSFMPVVLKRTSATSVNLSLLTADMYSFFCGLFLFHYKFSGLYLLSFFVVILGLVLYATTSTYVAQDPRVYKHFRNTGCQPATDRPSLGVPEPSVTYSSLGPEAGDDLPVHVV, from the exons ATGATGTCTGTCGTCTCCACTGTGGAGAGCGTCCCCAGAGTAACGGGCACCCCCGCGCCGAGTCTCTACCAGCGGACAAGGAGACTCCTCACCAG GGACCTGCTGGTGACCCTCGCTCTGGGTCAGGTCCTGTCCCTGTTAATCTGTGCAATCAGTCTGACCAGCAAATACCTGGCTGAGGACTTCCACGCCAACACGCCGGTGTTCCAGAGCTTTCTCAACTACATCCTGCTGTTTCTGGTTTACACCACCACACTGGCGGTCAGGCAAG GGGATGGGAACCTGCTGGCCATCCTGAAGCAGCGCTGGTGGAAATACATGATTCTGGGTTTGATAGACATCGAGGCCAACTATCTGGTGCTCAAGGCTTACCAGTACACCACACTCTCCAGTGTAcag CTGTTGGACTGTTTTGGCATCCCAGTGGTCCTGCTGCTGTCCTGGTTCTTTCTTTTAGTGAGGTACAAGACTGTCCACTTTGTCGGGGTGGGACTGTGTCTGCTGGGTGTCGGCTGCATGGTGGGAGCTGACATACTGCTCGGTCGACAGCAAGGTCTCG GAGAGCAGAAGCTGTTTGGGGACCTCTTGGTCGTGGGTGGAGCGACCCTCTACGGGATTTCCAACGTCTGTCAGGAGTTTATCGTGAAGAACCTGAGTCGTGTGGAGTTCCTTGGCATGATGGGACTATTTGGATCCTTCTTCAGTGGCATCCAGCT GGCCATCATGGAGCACAAAGAGCTGCTGAAGGTACCCTGGGACTGGCAGATAG gtcttCTGTATATCTGTTTCAGTGCCTTCATGTTCTGCCTGTATAGCTTCATGCCAGTGGTGTTAAAGAGAACAAGCGCCACCTCAGTCAATCTCTCTCTGCTCACAGCGGACATGTATAGCTTCTTCTGTggcctcttcctctttcactACAAG TTTTCTGGCCTCTATTTGTTGTCCTTCTTCGTTGTCATCTTGGGCCTGGTCCTTTACGCCACCACGTCCACCTACGTAGCTCAGGACCCCCGCGTTTACAAGCATTTCAGGAACACCGGCTGCCAGCCGGCCACTGACCGGCCTTCGCTCGGAGTCCCGGAGCCCTCCGTCACCTACAGCAGCCTGGGTCCCGAAGCAGGCGACGACCTTCCCGTACACGTAGTCTAA